The following coding sequences lie in one Flavobacterium sediminis genomic window:
- a CDS encoding GEVED domain-containing protein, protein MGKIYFFNGKKLYFLLLLTITFQSYSQYQVPRNGNNTISTCSGTISDSGGSGNYQNNSNGYTVITPSVAGNYIQISGSITAEAGYDYLTIYDGNGTGGTVLWGGSPQGSGTSCSTTTIPTITSTTGSLTVHFYADGSNRCSGFNLNINCSATPGSTPVNSYCIPISDNPSGLYITNLAFIGTLSDPPVNTSTYDSDGYQDFTSLTPLAIQAQGEGVNITANCTGNDHLRGTWKAWVDWNNDGDFSDSGELVYDIQGFAGSSVTFGFVIPASQTPGDYRMRIRVNNGSSWLGSETFGFNFSSCDNFEYGSGMFSDDNYGETEDYIFTVIENCSATITDVTNGSTCGSGIVSLNANGSSGTTEYRWYANETGGSPLATTPSGNWNTPNLTSTTTYWVTAYNGSCESVVRTEITALVNPTPTLTFTPSNPLICGENEVLELTTSGDTETVHLIDEDFESGNLGVFTNINNDSNGNATDNKTKFQNRTSVHVPSTNVWFPAISSGFGTNKFALALSDASSPDYPSSTVQNFLALSNSVNSTDFLDLTLKLKLYYSRYYTGGANPTNEYVAIELSTDGGATYPVEIDNFTSNVGIGTRFVTLSYDLSAYINQPNLKIRVRHHSYAGSGWLPDGVAVDNIELYGTKPLNTAFDWTSALPINAYQDFACTIPYTSGTPAVNVFIKPTLAQLEQSSYTFTVSAILSNGCYATDDITVTNNSKIWNGSNSTNWSDPDNWLPSGVPTIDNCVIIPDNVVVDGNGYDAFAKNLKVKSTGNMNTLSNNSITVKEWVDVDAGGIVNLENASSLIQIDNIANNGVISMKRNAEINLLSYVYWSTPVANFSSGNISPATPNGFIWKWNPTINNGGTYAGNFGNWINGNETMANGKGYIVKGPNGYTTSTQTFTATFTGTPNNGDINVPIKRGTYVGSPYTGPTTTPVTQDDDNWNLLGNPYPSAISTDAFLTANSTHLTPFVKIWTHGVDPAPIANPFYGSYQLNYDVADYMTYNSLGGTQAGFDGYIGAGQGFFVLMNDAASTNETVIFNNSMRSNVNRNDQFYRASQSQINERHRIWLKMISPTGQSSDALVGYATGAATNFDPKFDAPAMDIKTNFELYSIADTKKLAIQGRALPFDLDDTIPLGITIPQNGSYTIAISNIDGIFNSQDIYLEDLSLGIIHDLKVSPYSFSSNSGTFDNRFILRFTNSLLSTETFNSLENDVKIFATENTLRIEAPENIQSVVVYDILGKTLFTGKYSETSISIHSILKTNNTILVKTVLADGTIINKKVIY, encoded by the coding sequence ATGGGAAAAATCTACTTTTTTAATGGTAAGAAATTGTATTTTCTGCTATTATTAACCATCACTTTTCAAAGCTACTCACAATATCAAGTCCCAAGAAACGGTAACAATACTATTTCAACTTGTTCAGGAACAATTTCAGACAGCGGTGGCTCAGGAAACTATCAAAATAATTCTAATGGTTATACCGTTATTACCCCTTCAGTAGCCGGTAATTACATTCAGATTTCCGGTAGCATAACTGCTGAAGCCGGATATGATTATTTAACCATCTATGACGGAAACGGAACAGGAGGCACTGTTTTATGGGGAGGCTCACCTCAAGGAAGCGGAACTTCTTGTAGCACAACAACTATTCCTACAATAACATCCACTACCGGATCTTTAACCGTTCATTTTTATGCAGATGGCAGCAATAGATGTTCCGGATTTAATTTAAACATTAATTGCAGTGCAACACCGGGATCAACGCCTGTTAATTCCTATTGCATTCCTATATCTGACAATCCTTCCGGTTTATATATTACCAATTTAGCTTTTATCGGAACACTTTCTGACCCTCCGGTAAACACTTCCACTTATGATTCTGACGGTTATCAGGATTTTACATCTTTAACACCTTTAGCCATTCAGGCACAAGGAGAAGGTGTAAATATAACAGCTAACTGTACGGGGAACGATCATCTTAGAGGGACCTGGAAGGCTTGGGTAGACTGGAATAACGATGGAGATTTCAGTGATTCCGGAGAACTTGTTTATGACATTCAAGGATTTGCCGGGTCAAGTGTAACCTTTGGTTTTGTTATCCCGGCCTCTCAAACACCCGGAGATTACAGAATGAGAATAAGGGTAAACAACGGATCATCATGGCTCGGATCGGAGACATTTGGCTTTAATTTTTCGTCATGCGATAATTTTGAATACGGTAGCGGAATGTTTAGTGATGACAATTATGGTGAAACAGAAGATTATATTTTTACGGTAATTGAAAATTGCTCCGCCACGATTACTGATGTTACCAACGGAAGTACTTGTGGATCCGGAATTGTAAGCCTTAATGCAAACGGAAGTTCCGGAACAACAGAATACAGATGGTATGCGAACGAAACAGGAGGAAGTCCACTTGCTACTACTCCATCCGGTAATTGGAACACACCAAACCTGACCTCTACTACTACATATTGGGTAACCGCTTACAACGGAAGTTGTGAATCAGTAGTAAGAACGGAAATAACGGCTTTGGTCAACCCTACTCCAACATTAACTTTTACCCCTTCAAATCCTTTGATCTGTGGTGAAAACGAAGTGTTAGAGCTTACGACAAGCGGTGATACAGAAACGGTACATCTTATCGATGAAGATTTTGAAAGTGGAAATTTAGGAGTATTCACTAATATCAATAATGACTCTAACGGTAATGCTACTGACAACAAAACAAAATTCCAAAACAGAACCAGTGTTCATGTTCCATCAACTAATGTTTGGTTTCCGGCTATTTCTTCCGGATTCGGAACAAACAAATTTGCTCTGGCTCTTTCGGATGCTTCAAGTCCTGACTATCCTTCCAGTACCGTTCAGAACTTTTTAGCGCTATCCAATTCAGTAAACTCAACTGATTTCTTAGATTTGACTCTTAAATTAAAATTATACTATTCAAGATATTATACAGGCGGAGCTAATCCGACAAACGAATATGTTGCCATCGAATTATCAACAGATGGCGGAGCTACATATCCTGTTGAAATTGACAACTTTACTTCTAACGTAGGAATCGGAACCAGATTTGTTACCCTAAGTTATGATTTGTCAGCTTATATAAATCAACCTAATTTAAAAATCCGCGTTAGACATCATTCCTACGCCGGTTCAGGATGGTTACCTGACGGAGTTGCTGTTGACAATATTGAATTATACGGAACCAAGCCTTTAAATACGGCTTTTGACTGGACCAGTGCTCTTCCTATCAATGCTTATCAGGACTTTGCCTGTACCATACCTTATACTAGCGGAACACCGGCTGTAAATGTCTTTATAAAACCTACATTAGCTCAATTAGAACAAAGTTCATATACCTTTACAGTAAGTGCCATTTTATCAAACGGCTGTTATGCAACTGATGACATTACTGTGACCAACAATTCTAAGATATGGAACGGATCAAACAGTACTAACTGGAGTGATCCAGACAATTGGCTTCCTTCTGGTGTTCCTACCATTGATAATTGTGTTATTATCCCGGATAATGTAGTAGTAGACGGTAACGGATATGATGCTTTTGCAAAAAACCTTAAAGTCAAAAGCACCGGAAATATGAATACGCTTTCTAATAATAGCATCACAGTAAAAGAATGGGTAGATGTCGACGCAGGAGGTATCGTTAATTTAGAAAATGCATCCAGCCTTATACAGATCGATAATATTGCAAACAATGGTGTTATTTCAATGAAAAGAAATGCCGAAATTAACTTACTGAGCTATGTTTACTGGTCAACACCTGTAGCAAATTTTTCTTCCGGCAATATTTCTCCGGCAACTCCAAACGGTTTTATTTGGAAATGGAACCCTACAATCAATAACGGAGGAACTTATGCTGGTAATTTCGGAAATTGGATTAACGGAAATGAAACTATGGCAAACGGTAAAGGTTATATTGTAAAAGGCCCGAACGGTTACACCACATCAACACAAACTTTTACAGCTACTTTTACAGGTACTCCTAACAATGGTGACATTAATGTTCCTATCAAAAGAGGAACCTATGTCGGTTCTCCATACACAGGTCCAACCACAACACCCGTTACTCAAGATGATGACAACTGGAACCTGTTAGGAAACCCCTATCCTTCAGCTATTTCAACGGATGCATTTTTAACCGCTAACAGTACTCATTTAACTCCGTTCGTTAAAATATGGACACACGGTGTTGATCCTGCTCCTATTGCAAATCCATTTTACGGAAGCTATCAACTGAACTACGATGTTGCAGATTATATGACTTACAACTCATTAGGAGGCACTCAGGCTGGTTTTGACGGTTACATAGGTGCCGGACAAGGTTTCTTTGTTCTGATGAATGATGCTGCTTCAACTAATGAAACAGTCATATTCAATAACTCTATGCGCTCAAATGTAAATAGAAATGACCAATTTTACAGAGCTAGCCAGTCACAAATCAATGAGAGACACAGAATTTGGCTTAAAATGATATCTCCTACCGGTCAATCAAGCGATGCTTTAGTAGGATATGCTACAGGAGCTGCTACTAATTTTGACCCGAAATTCGATGCTCCTGCAATGGATATTAAAACTAATTTTGAGCTCTATTCTATTGCCGACACTAAAAAATTAGCTATTCAGGGAAGGGCACTACCTTTCGATCTTGATGATACCATTCCGTTAGGTATTACAATTCCTCAAAACGGTAGTTACACCATTGCAATTAGTAATATAGACGGAATCTTCAACTCTCAAGACATTTACTTAGAAGATCTAAGTTTAGGGATCATACATGATTTAAAAGTTTCTCCTTATAGTTTTAGTTCTAATTCAGGTACTTTTGACAATCGATTTATCTTACGATTTACCAATAGTCTTCTCAGTACTGAAACTTTCAATAGTTTAGAAAACGACGTAAAAATATTCGCCACAGAAAATACCCTTCGAATTGAAGCACCTGAAAATATTCAAAGCGTTGTAGTCTATGATATTTTGGGCAAAACTTTATTTACAGGAAAATATTCTGAAACAAGTATCTCTATTCATTCAATATTAAAAACGAATAACACGATCCTTGTCAAAACAGTTTTAGCAGACGGCACTATTATTAACAAAAAGGTTATTTATTAA
- a CDS encoding GEVED domain-containing protein: MFFSSVFSQSANDNCSNATPLTLGTSCSTTSFTFTSNTLETGAANPILCNSVTANKDGWYTFTTGASTTSITLEATTNRPWSASIYSGNCSGFTLVDCDNASGNTAITLTPTVSPNTTYYVRINRTNTGTNSWSGNVCVYDSTPSVSYCTFTSSSSSYWISNFTTTGGSTNINNSTTYSTNGYGDYTSQIVTQTAGLSFNFSVTMDSGTHGINIFVDWNNDGDFADTGEKVYASGSYVSSASGTITIPGTATSGNYRMRVVTNYFSTDPSACGSTTYTEAEDYTIQVAPLTPCSGTPTGGSVTVSPATGNPGSTYNVSATGYTIGAGLTYQWQSNTNSGDGQMWVVLLQHIQTLQHKQLRL; the protein is encoded by the coding sequence TTGTTTTTTTCATCTGTTTTTTCACAAAGTGCAAATGATAATTGCTCAAATGCAACTCCACTTACTTTAGGAACATCTTGTTCCACAACATCATTTACATTTACAAGCAACACTTTGGAAACAGGCGCAGCAAACCCTATCCTTTGTAATAGCGTTACGGCTAATAAGGACGGCTGGTATACCTTTACCACAGGAGCTTCCACTACCTCTATTACTCTCGAAGCTACCACAAACAGACCATGGTCAGCCTCTATTTATAGTGGCAACTGTTCTGGCTTTACTTTAGTGGATTGTGATAATGCCAGTGGAAATACAGCCATAACACTTACCCCGACTGTTTCTCCTAACACCACTTATTACGTTAGAATTAACAGAACAAATACAGGAACTAATTCATGGTCAGGAAATGTTTGTGTATATGACTCAACTCCTAGTGTTAGCTACTGTACTTTTACATCGTCCAGTAGTAGTTATTGGATAAGTAATTTCACAACAACAGGAGGCTCTACCAATATAAACAACTCTACAACCTACTCAACTAATGGTTATGGAGATTACACTTCTCAAATAGTTACTCAAACGGCTGGGCTAAGCTTCAATTTTAGTGTAACTATGGATTCAGGTACACACGGAATCAATATTTTTGTGGACTGGAATAATGATGGAGATTTCGCTGATACCGGAGAAAAAGTATATGCCAGCGGCAGTTATGTTAGTAGTGCCTCAGGAACCATTACAATTCCGGGAACTGCGACTTCCGGAAATTACCGAATGCGTGTGGTTACAAATTATTTTTCAACCGACCCTTCTGCATGTGGTTCCACCACTTACACAGAAGCAGAAGATTACACAATACAAGTTGCTCCTCTTACTCCTTGTTCAGGAACTCCTACAGGAGGTAGTGTAACTGTTTCACCTGCTACCGGAAATCCCGGATCTACTTACAATGTTTCTGCAACAGGATACACTATCGGAGCAGGACTAACTTATCAATGGCAATCTAATACAAATAGCGGGGATGGACAAATGTGGGTAGTGCTTCTACAACATATTCAGACCCTGCAGCACAAACAGCTCCGGCTTTAG
- a CDS encoding T9SS type A sorting domain-containing protein, translated as MRKTLLSLMFMVGLGSQAQLYVGTGGYVYSNDQYIFVTSQVELNSGGNIFLRNQSQLLQGTTGVGQNTGLGTLSVFQEGTSDNFKYNYWCSPVGNPSATIGNSNFGISLLNSPTGLTSSTPVTVLPYGNYNGQATPLSIAQRWIYKFSTSNQYAQWVFVGTATNVQPGLGFTMKGTSGTDTFVADTNEGVENNAGNAQRYDFRGKPNDGNIANAVSTNNFTLIGNPYPSAIDLNIFLLDPANSAVINGQAYFWEQTSTTHFITDYDGGYGIYTPGTGVYTPAVFWNYDQAGGQETNLGSSGSVYERRFTPVGQGFMVLGTANGSIVMKNQYRVFVKESVANQSEFERMAISRATVSNDEYFQEIPNVAGTDYTQIRKGTSPYLRINAVYNNEAVRPTTIAFDDLATQAYDYGYDGRSATDAAPISFYYVVDGMSYEYASTAFKFGINEKVPVGFRCNETTTFKVLVQGAYSGFDDSQMVYMHDKQTGIYHDIKNNSFEVTLPAGDNRTRFEITFKNIDKDISEEDIFSSESFDVYQNNEGNMLTVLNAIHKDIVKVDLYDVTGKLVLSKENLGKSEKIEIPTSNLSDGVYIVKLATIDAVEITKKVSIYK; from the coding sequence ATGAGAAAAACTCTACTATCTTTAATGTTTATGGTAGGGCTTGGAAGCCAAGCTCAGTTGTATGTAGGAACTGGCGGTTATGTATATTCTAACGATCAGTATATATTTGTGACCAGCCAGGTTGAGCTTAATTCCGGAGGGAATATTTTTTTAAGAAACCAGTCTCAATTACTACAAGGGACTACTGGTGTAGGACAAAATACAGGTTTGGGAACATTATCTGTTTTTCAAGAAGGTACAAGCGATAATTTTAAGTATAATTATTGGTGTTCACCTGTTGGAAATCCTAGTGCTACGATTGGAAATTCAAATTTCGGAATTTCTTTATTGAATAGCCCGACAGGGCTTACAAGCAGCACTCCGGTTACGGTTCTTCCTTACGGGAATTATAATGGGCAAGCGACTCCTTTGTCAATTGCTCAAAGATGGATTTATAAATTCAGTACTTCAAATCAGTATGCTCAATGGGTATTTGTAGGTACAGCGACTAATGTTCAACCGGGATTAGGTTTTACAATGAAAGGAACTTCAGGTACAGATACTTTTGTAGCAGATACTAATGAAGGTGTTGAAAATAATGCAGGAAATGCTCAGCGTTATGATTTCAGAGGTAAACCCAATGACGGAAATATAGCAAATGCCGTTTCTACTAATAATTTTACCTTAATTGGTAATCCTTATCCAAGTGCTATTGACTTGAATATTTTTTTGTTAGATCCTGCTAATTCAGCTGTGATTAATGGTCAGGCTTATTTTTGGGAGCAAACGTCAACGACACACTTTATTACGGATTATGACGGAGGTTATGGTATATATACACCGGGAACAGGAGTTTATACACCGGCTGTATTCTGGAATTATGATCAGGCAGGTGGACAAGAAACGAATTTAGGTTCATCTGGTTCTGTTTATGAGAGAAGGTTTACTCCTGTAGGTCAGGGTTTTATGGTCTTAGGGACGGCTAACGGATCGATAGTCATGAAGAATCAATATAGAGTTTTCGTGAAAGAGAGTGTCGCCAATCAATCGGAATTTGAAAGAATGGCAATATCAAGAGCGACAGTATCAAATGATGAATATTTTCAGGAAATTCCTAATGTAGCCGGAACGGATTACACACAAATAAGAAAAGGAACATCTCCTTATTTAAGAATCAATGCTGTTTATAATAATGAGGCAGTTCGTCCTACAACAATTGCTTTTGATGATTTGGCAACTCAGGCTTATGATTATGGTTATGACGGACGCTCAGCTACAGATGCAGCTCCTATCAGTTTTTACTATGTAGTAGACGGAATGTCTTATGAATATGCGTCTACGGCTTTTAAATTCGGAATAAATGAGAAAGTTCCTGTAGGTTTCCGTTGTAATGAAACAACTACGTTTAAAGTTTTGGTTCAAGGAGCTTATTCTGGTTTTGACGATTCTCAAATGGTATATATGCATGATAAACAAACAGGAATCTATCATGATATAAAAAATAATTCTTTTGAAGTAACATTACCGGCAGGTGATAACAGAACTCGTTTTGAAATAACATTTAAAAATATTGATAAAGACATATCTGAAGAAGATATCTTTTCTTCTGAGTCATTTGATGTATATCAAAATAACGAAGGGAATATGTTAACCGTTTTAAACGCAATACATAAAGATATCGTTAAAGTAGATTTATATGATGTAACCGGTAAGTTAGTTCTTTCTAAAGAGAATTTAGGGAAAAGTGAAAAGATTGAGATACCGACTTCAAATCTAAGTGATGGAGTTTACATTGTGAAGTTGGCTACAATTGATGCAGTTGAAATAACTAAAAAAGTATCAATTTATAAATAA